A single genomic interval of Desulfovibrio sp. JC022 harbors:
- a CDS encoding N-acetylneuraminate synthase family protein, with translation MSIFIIAEIGINHNGNLQIAKDLIKAAKDCGCDAVKFQKRDIDIVYSPEDLAAPRESPWGTTQREQKEGLEFGLEEYKVIDEYCKALDIEWFASAWDLNSLEFLDQFECKYAKIASAMLVDLTFVKELARRGRHTFISTGMSSMEEIGAVVDIFRDAGCPFELMHCVSTYPMDESNANLRCINTLREVFGCDVGYSGHEVGLAISYAAAAMGITSLERHITLNRAMYGSDQAASVEINGLRQLVGAVRKIEKALGDGLKCVLPEEEAVAGKLRMHIKQA, from the coding sequence ATGTCTATTTTTATTATTGCCGAGATTGGAATTAATCATAATGGCAATTTACAGATAGCCAAGGATCTCATTAAGGCGGCTAAAGATTGCGGCTGTGATGCGGTGAAATTTCAGAAAAGGGATATCGACATTGTTTATTCCCCGGAAGATCTGGCTGCTCCCCGCGAGTCTCCATGGGGCACCACACAGCGTGAACAGAAAGAGGGCCTTGAGTTCGGATTAGAGGAATATAAAGTTATAGATGAATATTGCAAAGCTCTTGATATTGAGTGGTTTGCTTCTGCCTGGGATTTGAATAGTCTTGAATTTTTAGATCAGTTTGAATGTAAATATGCCAAAATTGCATCAGCCATGCTTGTGGACCTGACTTTTGTAAAAGAACTTGCCAGGCGGGGCAGGCATACGTTTATTTCAACCGGGATGAGTTCAATGGAAGAAATAGGGGCTGTTGTAGATATTTTTCGTGATGCAGGGTGCCCTTTTGAACTTATGCATTGCGTGTCAACTTATCCTATGGATGAAAGCAATGCAAATTTGAGATGCATCAACACCCTGCGCGAAGTCTTTGGGTGCGATGTCGGTTATTCCGGGCATGAAGTTGGGCTTGCCATTTCATATGCTGCCGCAGCAATGGGCATTACTTCCCTTGAAAGGCACATAACTCTCAACCGCGCTATGTACGGTTCAGATCAGGCTGCTAGCGTTGAAATCAACGGCCTGCGTCAGCTTGTGGGGGCTGTGCGCAAAATTGAAAAAGCTCTGGGCGACGGACTCAAATGTGTTCTGCCGGAAGAAGAAGCCGTGGCCGGCAAACTGCGTATGCACATTAAGCAGGCTTAA